One Alnus glutinosa chromosome 13, dhAlnGlut1.1, whole genome shotgun sequence genomic window, gtatggtgtgaacTGCACGTTATTTCAGGAGTTTTGcttcgatgcctaaattagtttATGTAAGAAAAATTATGCTTAATGCACAAAAGTTCAGTGGCCTATTTATAGGTAAAGAGGCAGATGTCAACATAAATTAGGCTTTTTATTCCTTCTTGATCTAGGAATACTGTCAGAGTTTTACTTGGACTTGATAATTTATTAGACATATGATCTATTCTCGAAAAATTCGGGATCAGATTTGGACTACAGtgaaacaatatactatatgtaagcatgaACTaaaaagtaacaaataacaatagtcattggtcagtatatattaattggttatatgtatataaatagtaaaagagaataatatcaatacttaattgttagttATATGATATACTGATAatccagatacttaatcatattattcatgtaatataataggattataggactatatgatcatataataatatagcattgtggcatatgacatgtaataacttattatatgttataagtttaacattagatatttaataatcattatatcatttatttttatttttttagtaaattatatagtttatttaacatacaatataaatatataatgtttatatgttatataatataatattaatttttaaatgagctcACCCATCTTTTTTGTAtcttaaataaattacaaaacttACAACAAAATTGGCCGAGctgagcttaatttttaaaatttgtcttgaacttaatttttaaaactcgtaAGGAGCTCGAACTCAGCTCAAGCTCGTGATAaaaaagctcgagctcgactcgGGCTTGTGAtaaatgagctcgagctcggcttaggctcgtgataaatttaaatgagccgagcttgcACAAGCACTACTcattcaagctcggctcgtttacagcCTAGGACTACTTATCAAACTAGACTTAAACCCGGATTATGACTCCTACTTCAATTCTACTTGGAATAGAGTCATAATCTAGATTTCTTAAAATGACTGACACCTGAGTTCCCGGGACATGATTGTCTCGAGCCTTGGCTGGCTAAGTTGACTTTCGATCACAAGTTGTCTGCACTCCCGGGACCCAATCTGGTTTTACCTCCTGTCGCGTATTATCGGGAATAGCTGCTCACTGCCTGACTTTATAGGAATTTCGGGAAGTGCTGCTATCTTGGCTACTTAACGTCTATCTTCTGGGATATGTAAGGGATATAAATAATATAGTGGGATTTTAATGGGTTAATTAGGTTAGTAGGCCTTTAATCTAATGGACTTTTGTTTGTAAATAAGTTAGTTTTGTTGGGCTTTttactttgtaattttttaaggtGTTGGACCATATTGTAAGTAAGATAAAGAGTGAAGTAGTGAGCAGATAAAGATAAGCAATTAGTGAAGTGGCAATAGCAGAAGACTCTAGAAGATGAGCTAATAATATTCTGTTAGTAAGAAGATTCTAAAAGATGAGTTGGCAATATTTTGTTAGCAACCGATTGGATCTATAAGAATCCAACCGGTAGAGAatgaaaggagaaaaaagaagaatattaatcCTTATTGGGCCGGTACTGACCTGAAAgctcataatttttttgatgggccgttttaagtaaaattatttccaatagacatttataattattttagaaGACACCTGATCAATTTAAAACTTCCAAATCAACTATGTTTCGATTTGagtagttaattaattaagggcTATAATTGATAACATCAcatacattgaaaaatttataaagaaaaaagaaaaatggtttgattaaattgattttgattatcatcAGTCTTCAATCACagaaataagaaatattttgaATCTTAATTAAGACAAATATTATTTcaccaaatgaaaaatagaatCCACAACGGGACGATTTGACTAGtcaaaatatacatatatactgcACTTGGAACATATATATGTAACTTcaaaagcctatatatatatatatatatatatatatatatatatatatatatattttttttttttaaaaggaaccTCCATTAATTAAAGCTCATGATCAAGTCTACTTTTCTTTGGAATTTTAAATATCATAGTGATATCATATAATTATGGTCCTACATACCTTATGATAAGATCGAAGAACCTCTAGTATTTCAGTGTGCTGCCTTTCCAACTGTCTACTGAACCTTTTACAAAAACATTAATGGaagtagctagctagctagtaatACATATGTTGTTAGGAGGAGATGGCCTCGATCGATgataatttataataataaagacATTCATTCTCATATACGGTTTGTCTCTAAACTGTCGTTGGTGGCATTGATCGAcaacaaaaattgtttaatttctCCATTAATTCATGATAATTAAAAGAATTGCAAACAGCGCAGCAGAGGCCTATCATGTGTGCTGAAACATTATCAATTAATGTTTGAAAAGTTGGAAGAATAATCTAAGTATCGAACCCTccatatatatgcatgaaaTTAATGCAAATGATACGATATAATTAACCACGTACATATTCCTTTCAAAAGATGCATTTGCATTATCATATGTCGTTTGGAggcgattatatatatatatatatatatatatatatatatatatatatatatatatatatatatatatatatatatatatatatatatatatatacagatttAATTAAAACCATATCAAAAGTATATGCTAGCTGCTCGCTACAACAGTGCATAAGCCTGCGTCATCTGTAATATTTGAAGAAAGAATTTAGTTGGATATATATTtctgagaaaatatataatttgcCAATTCGATCTGAaggaaattaatgaaaataataattaagtgcTAAAGTAgttccttaatttaatttattttaagaataacGAATAGTTGAGATTTATCACGAGGAATATTACAACCTAATAattaatgcataaaatattcTCCTAATCATGGATGCTTAATTAAGCTCAAAGAATCTCGTGCGGCTGAAGAAGAAttttctcaaaacacaaaagaagcTAGAGGTGATTTATCACTTATAAGTTGTCGGGTGTGATATTTGTAATATTCGCAGTTACATTTGTAATTAATATGTAGATAACACTTTTAATATCTGCACCTGCATCGTATTTATATTGATCGATTGTATTCGCCCAGTTATAGCAATTATTATCCTTTGTCCGTATATTAGGTAATTATAAGCTTTTTGGAcataatttattctttttgacCTTCTTTAGGTCTTTATTAGGgtatattttaaacgattttgaaaaataatttatgccggtttttagtgttttgagattttttttttttttttttaagccataatCTTTTAagaatatattaatttcacattacttttactttttggtCCAAGTGTTATACAAGAAAGCAATGCAACCAATTAAACCAATATAAACGTAACCTATATCAAATCCAAAACAACCGTATCCATATATCCTAAAATCGCTATATGCATACGCATATACGGAAAGTGatttttgctaaccgcatccgcatataCATACAACAGATAGAGTTTGCAAAAATCACTATCTGTCTTCTGCCCTCATAGATACCCTTAAAAACTATCAATAATAAACGTGTAACCAACTTGTTTCAATATCTGTAAATAGAGTATGGATCGATTTTGTATTAATATTTTCTGGTGGTGTGGAGTGATTGCTGGAAGAATAATGATGttattggtatatatataagaattcaATGGTTCTCATTATTTCAGTACCGTACGTGTTCACTTTAGCTTAttaaattccatttttttttaaaactatatataaatcatatatatataattaatcctAAGATTCTCTTCGATCTCCAAAGGCTTATAAAAATGTGAAACACCTAGAAATTAAATAAGAAGAGAATTGAAGGGGCAAACTAGTTAATAGCAATTAATATtaatgtgcatatatatatatatatatatgggaataTAGCTTTGATATGCTTTGtagatagatgttgcatgttgTGTAGTGAAGATTTTGAGAATCTATTTTCCCTTTGCATCAAAACCCAGCTAACTAGCTTTCCTTCTTAAGCCCATCTATATCTCATGAGACCTGATATTCCCTTGTGCGTATCAGCAAACCCATGTCAGCAGCTAGCTAGCTTGACCCACATTTGAAGCACTAATGTGAGGATTTAGATACCATTCCCTGGCTAAAGGGTCTAATAATTTGGGAGACTTTATCTCCAAGTCCACTGAATTTAACCACAAGAAATTGCTTGCATGCAATAGTAGACAACAATTTGGAATATTTCTGAGAATAGATTAAGCATTAAGGAAGGTGCAATACCAAGGCCACAGAGGAATATCTTCTAGGGCTTGGTTTTCCCTTGTATATATTTAAGTAACCTACGGTGCCATGGTTGCCGTATTAAAGAAAGCATTCGGCTCCATCATATCTGCCATTGCCCAGTACTGCTACTTTCGCTATCGGGACATCCACAAACTCAACAACTTCGACAACTTCAACTACAACATGCCCAAGGGTCGTCCACTCTCCTTGCAGGTTCACTTTCCTAAGTCTTTTGTTTTCGATCGTTCGAGGTATCTCCCTTTGGCTTCAGCTTTCaccatatttttcattttcaacttgctagctagctagctagctacgAGAAAAGAACGGCCggccacctctctctctctcgagtaTTTTCATggcaccatatatatatatagcatgtctTAACTTTCTTCTTATTCATCTTCTTAtttttgctcttcttctttctctcgtaGCGTTGGCCGTACTATAGCCATACAAATCATGTATTAATTActctttcatttcttcaaaGATATACAGTTGTTtctgtaaaaatattaattaaataattaaatatattttttctttcaattactTTTGAGATcgataaatagtgatttaattttgtaatagaacaaaaatcatatatatatatatatggttgaaTTATGACATGTTTTTGCAGGACATGATACCAAACTAATCATGATTAATTATACAGTGATAAAACCAGGTTacccataaatatatatatatatatatatgtaaaagatCATGATAGCCAAACTCATACGTGTCAATGACTTCTTCAATGGAAGATGGAACATGCCCATCTCTTTTGAACTAACTAGAAGGACCCACTTGTTTTAATAAATAGTGGTAGGATCTCCTTCCATGTCTGATCGATCACTTTCATTCTATATATTAAACCGATTTGGCTATAAAACAAGTTGAAACAAAGAATATATCGACAATATGTTCCCAGCCTAGTGAGCAAAAAAGAATCTCTGACGACAAAaaagattaatttaattatagtACCCCTACATAGCTTTTCTTAATCCCTTTTAATTAGTTTCCGGCCCATATATAACCGTCCAAAGTAGAAAGGTCTTTTGATCGATCGAAGAACAAAAGGAACAAAGGAATAAGAAGATTTCATGGATCGAATTAAGCAGCTAGCATCTGTAAATCGTGTTATTCCGATGTGCTAAAACCGTGTTTGCTTTCCAGACCGTGGAGCTCAGAGTAAGAATGTGCTGCGCTGGCTGCGAGAGAGTTGTCAAAGATGCCATTCACAAGCTTAGAGGTACGTCCATATAtagctttttgtttttctataattaataataCATGTCCCCCACTCTTGCATTACTAGCATTCTATTCTATCATTCTATGTATGACACTTCGGTTTCTGTTCTTGTATCCTCTGTTCCATCTCAAAGGACCATGTATATATATCGACCATTCTCAAAATTTATGGGCCATGGTCACTGCCGGCCTGGAATTCAATTAATTATacagtttatttctctgatcaTCGATGAATTCTGTATGCACAACTAATCATAGGATTATATTATGCTAACACATGCACGGATAAATTTTCAACAAGTTAGCTTTCTCTCACCCAAATCgtaagttaaaaaatttgaacataCCCGCTTGTCGGTTTAATTAAGGCGCAATTCCGAGAGACCAAGTCATACAATTAGACAAGGTACTTCttgtttaattagttaatatggtaatttatccactaaacatatatattgtCCACAAGAGAAAAATTGGAAGAGACTAGAAAACAAGGAATATTACTTGATGAAGCATGTATGTATATTTTTGTCAGGGGTTGATTCGGTGGAGGTGGACCTAGAGTTGGAAAAGGTAACTGCGGTCGGGTACGTCGATCGAAACAAGGTGCTCAAGGCAGTGAGGAGGGCTGGAAAGAGGGCTGAATTCTGGCCTTACCCGGAACCACCTTTGTACTACACATCCACCGATCGCTATTTCAGAGACACTACTAACGAGTTCAAAGAGAGTTACAACTATTATAAGCACGGCTACAATCTCGGCGACAGGCACGGGACCATTCCGATTAGTCATCGAGGAGACGACAAGGTCAGCAACATGTTCAACGATGACAACGTCAATGCCTGCTGTCTCATGTAATTAACACCATGCGCATCATGATCATCATCATGTGTACGTAATATATGTTACCATATATATCTAGCTAGTTTCTAGAGGCATAATTTGTATGGTCTGGATGGAAAATGATCCGTCAATCTCTTTATGTAAAGCTTTGTTTGCTTCTTTTGTATGCTGATCGTGGCTGGGAGTGGGGAATATATTCAATGGAACAGTTCCAAGGACTCTTTGCTTGCAACAGTTGTTTtcataccttctttttttttttttccttgagctTTTGTTATTATGCAATCAATAATATTGTAGGGCTtgtttgggtgttcgattttttttttttgtattatattctactatatttaaaatgtGAATACTGACaaaatttgagttttaaaattatatttggatgatttaaaaaatttgaaaacaatgtTTGAGAGTATGAATTGAATataattgagaaaaatatatataaaaaataaaaaacaaaaaataaaattggggtgGTTTTCAAACCACCCTTAGGAGTGGTTCTACTACCCCACAGACCACCCCCGAAATCGCTTGGGGATGGCCGACCACCCCCGAAGTCgcttgggggtggcttggctCTTTCCTAAGAGATGGATTGGCCACCCCGAATCTAATGGGTGTGGCCGAGCTACCCCGTCCCCATCCACTTTTCAACCACCCCCAAATCAGACAGGAGTGGCTGAGCTACCCTTGAAAATCGGTCGGAGGTGGCTTGACTAGCCCCCAATAATTTCTGCCAACCTTGGACACCTCCAACCACCATCTCCATATGCCCAGGAGTGGCTCGATCACccttgagtttttatttattttttttcaacatttttttaattatttttgaattggGTTAATTTTTTTGAGTTAGGTTAAAAATGGGTCGAGAAGTGGGTCGGATAAACCCCGACAACAATTTTGACTTTAAAAATCCACCCAAACAACATTTTCAAATATAATACAATAAGAGACCAACACCCAAACATGCCTGTAGTTTCTACGACTAGCAATAGTGGACAGCATAAAGTATGTGCTTTTGTGGCCCTTCCCAATTAAAAGGGATAGCTTTCTCTGGCTCTTCCATTATTGTCCTTAGATAATGCATGGTCATCATAAATAGTTAAatggaaaaagataaaaaaaaactctttataCATCCATAGTCTTATATGGAGTATGACATATGTGGTATGGGTTTCATTCTATGTGAGAGGATGAATGTTTAAGAGGTATGTTTGTAACACTCTTCAAATgacttatattttgttttattgcatTTAATGGCCAATACTAGCATACTTAATGACatgttttttaaaagagaatacCTTTAATAAGGATGGTCTGTAAATCCCATAATTTACAGCAACCAATTAGAATTAGACAaatcataaaaacttaaaaaaatacaacaaacatCAAAGCATCCGATcctatgaaacaaattaaacacccatcttgcccctctctctctctctctctccctgtaTCCTCTTCTTCGTTCTTCAGCTCCTTCCTTCCTTTTCGGATGGGGTTGCTATCAGTGAATGCAGGAAAAGCAGAATAGGTACCATTGAAGGCCTTGGCGATCGGACGGCATCCAAGTCTGGCACAGGGAGCACCGGCGACCCGCGGATCCAAACCCGATCTGAATGCCCACAAACCCCATCACCTTGTGCCACTTCGGATCCCCACCAATCCCGTTCGCATTCCCATCCCCAGTGCATCTCTCCCACACCGCCGGAATCCACTGGGTTTCAGCGAGTACACAGTATGGCCGGGCATTCCATGCAACGCCGGTGTACCGGCACAGTCCGCAACCGGCTTCGTGCTCAAAAAGGGCGAGCCCAAGACCATCACCCCACCGACCTCTGATCCTGGGGCGGTCGCATCTGGGGCCGAACCCACTGCTCCCAAGACTTCACGGGCAAGTTCTCTTGCGTCACAGGTGATTGCGGCTCCAGAAAAATCGAGTGCTCAGGGAATAGCGGCGCGCTGCCAACGACCTTGGCCAAGTTCATGCTCAACGGCACTGGTGGGTTCAACTTCTTCGCTATCAGCTTGGTTGATGGGTACAACCTCCCTATGATGGTCAAGCCTCAAGGTGGGACTGGTCAAAATTAAAATGGTGTTTGTTGTAGTCTTCTTCGTAGGCGACATTGTTGTTGAAGGCCTTCGGGATGGATTTGTGTGGTGGTTATCAGTTGGGTGTGTGAGTGTTTGGGTGGTCGTTCTTTAGGCCGTGCGAAGGACTGTCCATTGTTTTGTGTTATTGGTTGTGACATGATGGTGAGTTTGGGTGCCGGCGGCACAGTAGCGTGGGGTGAGAGGAGGTTATGgtttttttagagccgtttgGTCTCTTAGGAAGTAAAAACtggaaattgttttttttttttttttttttataagatttggTGTTCTcatatctattatatttaatcttgtaaGATGATGTGTAAACTCTTTATTGGAAGctgtaaaacatcacttttacagcccatccttatagaaggggctctctttttaaaatttatcaaatctaatctaaattatgaaataaattctctccatttcactcAATGGAGACAACTTGTGCAAGAATGAAAAATGATAACATCATGTCATgtaaatgagtaattctaatgAAACATCTTGGTTCCTATTGACGTTTTGGTAGGGCTATATTAGGCTATGGCTAAATTGAACTTGCTTACGACTCTCACCGTCTAGACCCTTTGTGTACGGCTCCCTACGAGTAAGTGCTACTATAATCACGACCATGTAAAATAACCGCCGTTAGTTTCTCCTGACTGcctttttaaatagaaaaaaaaaatacaatgaaaCACCCTATATGCACATGAATGTGTCATCCACACTCGTACATTTGAAAGGGCTGCTGCAGCTTGTCAATGTCCCGGGATATGGTGGTTGATTTGGGTAAAAGGAGCCCTGAATGTGGACGGGGGAGGTTGGAAATATCCTAGCAGGAAACTTAATTGGTAAGGCAAGAAGGCAGCACGCTCTGTATTCTGGGCCGTTGGATTCTCGAAGGATTTGGATCATGGTGACATGGTCAATTCATCTTTTCTGTGGACCCCATTAtgttaaaatttaaatacatataATGAATATCAGAACTTTTgtcttatatttatttgttcCATCGTCCTCACAAATGCAGCAATTTACACTGCTGCCACCtaatttttgatattttacatctttttttttttttttttttttttttttaaaataaaaataaaaaattgcatgcTGTTTTACTCTGTCTATCACTCTCTTTTCATTATAATTCCACCAAATGCTTTCTTATTTGTATGAGATATTTATCTTATCTcctttgatatttttatatgaAATGAAGATATAATTCTTAATCTGGGCTTGGTCTTGCAATTTCGTAGACTAAATGcttgtttttaaagaaaatttcagTAAGTGTTCAGTTTAAGagtgcatttaaaaaaaataacgataaaaaatgtgaaaaaaaatgatgtttCCAAACAGCAATcaagaaaatgaatatttgaaaatGCATGATTTTTCAAGGCAGAACtgcattttcattaattttatcaaatacttaaatacttttttaaaaataatattttcattaatttttttttttcttttcaatctgTAAATTTTGAATATACTAAACCAAATAAATACTCAtcaaatgaatatatatatatatatatatttgaaaatttcgGATTAGTATATGCAGGCCTAAAAAATGAATCAGCTTATTAGCATCATATATATCCCCAAGAGTTGACTGTAAtatacaaaaaagaagaaaaaccctTAAATGAAAGATACAAAGGGGTCTAAGGGGACCAGTGCAAAAGAAATCTCTAAGACAAACCCAGAGCGGAAACAGCGTCTCTGTTCGTCAGACGCATTCCAACATCTAAGCTCGAACACCCTCAGAGCCAATCAGCACCGACGATCGAGGAAGAGCCGGTTAACTTGCTTGGTAagttcagaattttttttattttttttcacatttcaaTCTTTAAACGCTTAGATTAGTTCATTTGTGCTGTAATTTATGGCTTTTGCTCCgttattgatgatgatgatgatgatgatgctttGGTGCTATTTGATTGATATAGTATCTTGACCTCTCTGTGTCTCTCATATAGTGTACAATGAATCCTACTTCCTTGGATACACAACACACAagacgaaaagaaaagaaaagaaaagaaaggccctGGTTCTTAATCACTTGTTTgtgcagaaaaaagaaaagaaaagaatttgtttTGATCAGTTGGGTGGCTGTGTTTTCAGATTTTGAAGCAAAATGGAGGGTCACGGAGATAAAGGGTCTTCGACATTGCAGTCCCGTTTGTCACCTTTAGCTCAGCCCTTCAATCCCCAACCCAATTCATGGCAGCAAACTTTTACTCCTCCACTAGACCATTCCCCGAGTTCTGACCCTTCTTTTTCCTCGCTCGATTCCTTTTCTGATCTCAAGTTGGATGCTTTTAATTATTGTGGCCATCAGTCCGATATGGGAGTCATTGATTTGCAGTATGATAATCCCTCTGGTTTTGATTTTGATGCTCAATCTTGTAATTATCCGGTGTTGGGTTTTGGCTATGTTGGCCAAGGGGCTGATGGTGGTGATGTTCCATCCAATGTGGAACAGGACAAGAGGAGGGATCATCAAGGGAGTTTCTCCTGGAAGGAAGAAGGTTCAAGAGCCTATGAGAGCTTTCTAAAACAAGGTATCTTTCTCTTACTTGGAGAACTCCATAGCAACTTTGCATATGATTGAACCTTCTGATCCTCAACCTTATAGCTGAAGTCGATCATATTGTATATTGAAAGTTTTTTGTAGTACTTACCTGTGCCAGTTGTATAGCTTTAATCTTAGAACGATGTGTTTCTCATTATATCACTTCATTTGGAACTTAAAGGCATCTCTTGGCCGTGAATCTAACTAACACGGTTTACTTGATTgctatagttttattttttttccctggaaAGTGATTCTTACTTAAGTAATTAGTGTGCATAAATTATATGAGAATACTTCTTCTAGTTCTACTTCTAGTCCACTTGTATTTGAAGCAAGGACTGCAACCAATTCAATTGTCTTATGATGTGGGAGAAAATTGGGAGGAAGGGCGTGGGGGGTGCTCCTTGCTCTGTGAATATGTATGACCACAATGTATGAGGAGAGACTCTAAttaccaaggaaaaaaaatatttgtggtCTTTGATTTATATACCAGGAGGAGATGCGATAGAACAAATACAGGACAGTAACACCTAGAACTAGATCTTGAGATTTGAATGGAGAAACTAGTTTGTCATTATCTTAAATATGTCTATATCTATAATTAGGCCTTCATTTTGACTTGCAGCTAAATTACTAAATAAACGACACTATGCATTGGGGAGACCTGGAGACACTAAGTAATTCCTAACAACTTTCTATagataatttgtttgtttgttgttttttttttggtttctgctTTTTAAGAATTGGAATGacaaaagaaaatcatgaagTATGCACAGACACTTGTCTATCGAGAATCTTGAAGAGTTGCCTTTAATGGTCCTCAATAATTctagtgaaaataaaaataaaatttccacaACTTTGTCCGTGGACATCAATGCATCATGAACTTTTAATATATTGGCATCATgaattattcttcttcttgacagCCTTTTTATGCCATTCTTCATATAGAACTGGAGAAATTGATGATATGAAGCTACACAAAGATTACTAGGAAACGGTAACAATATTTTGTGATTGTGACAGCCGCACAAAGCCTTACATTTATAAGATGTTATTTTTGCAGGAAAGCATGCTGCTGAAGGGTTGAAGCCTTGTGGTGAATTTTCTGATAATATGCATGGAAAATTAAATGGTACGATCATGGGGGCAGATAGTCAAATCAAATCTAGGGGCACTGAGGGAGTAAATTATGAATCTTTTCCAGAGCCAAATTCTCGGGTCACCTCTTTGAAGTTTTCAACATCATCAGATTTGTGCTCTGCTGcaacaattcaaaacattccTCATGGTCGGTGGTCATATCCAATGCCAGCAGTGAATTGGAGCAGTTGTAATTTGGATGTTGATTCATACAAGAGATCCTTCTCACAACTAGATTCTTTGTCAGCTGAACATACTGTTTCTCCTTCACCAAAGAATAATTCATTGCCCGCTCTATCATATGGATCACAGGGCACTTGCACAACTGTTTCACCCCTTAATCCTGTTTTGTCAGCGAATTCTGATTTTCTAGGCATCAATGCACTCAACAAAAATGAGAATTATTCTGGCTGTAATCCAGAAGAGTTCTATGGGCTAAATGGTGGTAATCGATTTAGCCTAAAAGAGCCACATGTCCTGCTGAATGGCAAAGGCAAAGAGGTCTGCCTAGATCATAGCTTGATAGGAAAAGgtaatgaagaaaaaagtgaCGAGCCTATCTCTGATGATGGTATAGATCCCTTACTCATGGTCAAATCTGAGCTGCAACCTCATGCAATAAAAACTGGTGCTTCTGTTGAAAGTTCTTCTAAAATACTGGATGAGAATGACTCTGATGTGGATTCACCCTGTTGGAAAGGCACCCTGGCTTCTTGGCAATCGCCATTTGGAGTCTCTGGGCCTGCAAGTTCAATACATCTTGAAAAGGAGCCAGAAACAA contains:
- the LOC133853749 gene encoding heavy metal-associated isoprenylated plant protein 30-like; amino-acid sequence: MVAVLKKAFGSIISAIAQYCYFRYRDIHKLNNFDNFNYNMPKGRPLSLQTVELRVRMCCAGCERVVKDAIHKLRGVDSVEVDLELEKVTAVGYVDRNKVLKAVRRAGKRAEFWPYPEPPLYYTSTDRYFRDTTNEFKESYNYYKHGYNLGDRHGTIPISHRGDDKVSNMFNDDNVNACCLM